Within Topomyia yanbarensis strain Yona2022 chromosome 2, ASM3024719v1, whole genome shotgun sequence, the genomic segment CAGATCGTCCGAAGCTATTTTCATGCGCCGAATCGTTAAATCCATCGACGGACCCATTTCAACCAGCTCGATACGCGGTGTTCGCTGACCACTCTTTTTCAGCATGATCCGATACGAACGCATCATAACTGTTAGATCCTCAGTGATGGTAAAGCTCAGTACATGTTCCAGTCCCTGCAAACGAATGGAATCCACATTATCTATGTGGAACAAATCGAGCAAGAGACTACGAAGACGGCGCAGTTCTTCGGTCAGTTTCCACTTATACCCATTGAAAATGATTGCTGGTTTCACGAAAGCAGAAATTTTTTCGTTCTTAAAATCCTGCAAACTTTTGTACTCTTTGATGCCTAGCTCAACCATGTCCAATATATGCTCGTCATAAATTCGACCCAAAACCAGATTATTTGGACGCTTCTTTGAGGACGATCCGAACATAAACAACTGACAGTCATTTGATTTCGCTAATCTAAAAAACAGATATTATATTTTCGATTTTAATATATTATCCTACTAAAACTTACTGTTCCAGTGGAGTCGCATCTTCGAAAAGAGTCACGTCGTTATTTCGCCTCATAAGACTAGCCAGTGGTTTCTTGAACAGGTACAAATCTTTCAGTGCTTGACGAATTTCGTTGGAACATTTGCGGCCTTCCATTATCAAAGTTTtcttgggattttcgattgtttTCGGCTCCCGTTCATCTAAAAATCGCTTCCCACGGCGCGTTGTAGGTTTCCTATGAAATAAACGGTAATGGATATTGTTGTAAAATGTGTATTTCATAAAACTCACTTTATTCTAGCTGTAGACATGGTTAAGAAAAGACAAATCAACGATTTCAAGACACAATAATCATATATTCAATGTAGTTTATAATGAAAACGTTTGAATGTTGGAGCAGCAACAACACGTTTTACTTCGATTCGGCAAACTCTTTACGATGGGACGGTCGAGGCATGACGGACGTGATTCTAGACATTTTTTTG encodes:
- the LOC131684534 gene encoding ribosome production factor 2 homolog, with product MSTARIKKPTTRRGKRFLDEREPKTIENPKKTLIMEGRKCSNEIRQALKDLYLFKKPLASLMRRNNDVTLFEDATPLEQLAKSNDCQLFMFGSSSKKRPNNLVLGRIYDEHILDMVELGIKEYKSLQDFKNEKISAFVKPAIIFNGYKWKLTEELRRLRSLLLDLFHIDNVDSIRLQGLEHVLSFTITEDLTVMMRSYRIMLKKSGQRTPRIELVEMGPSMDLTIRRMKIASDDLYKTAMKQPAILKVAKRKNVNRDELGNVHGRVHVGKQDINAIQTRKMKGLKKSAEEKKTDRAAKKRRMASGSEGEASDREYHDDGEAAENSADRLGMALDSEGE